A window of the Sciurus carolinensis chromosome 19 unlocalized genomic scaffold, mSciCar1.2 SUPER_34, whole genome shotgun sequence genome harbors these coding sequences:
- the LOC124973468 gene encoding olfactory receptor 2L13-like, whose translation MEKWNQTSNDFILLGLLPQNQTGLLLLLLIIFVFVLACLGNSGMTALILLDPRLHTPMYFLLSQLSLMDLMYISTTVPKMTINFLSGQKSISFLGCGVQMFFFVTLACSEGLLLVSMAYDRFVAICHPLHYPIHMSKSRCVKMIIGTWTLGSIHSLGYTIYTLHLPYCRSRAINHFFCEVPTMLPLVCMDTWIYEYSILGSTIVFLLFPFLGITASYGRVLFAVFHMRSKEGRRKAFTTCSTHLTVVTFYYAPFVYTYLWPRSLRSPTKDKSLAVFYTILTPMLNPIVYSLRNKEVLGAMGRVCGMFSSRKT comes from the coding sequence atggagaaatggaaccaaacttcaaatgattttattttgttggggtTGTTACCCCAAAACCAAACTGGCCTACTTCTCTTGCTCCTGATCATCTTTGTGTTTGTCCTCGCCTGTTTGGGGAACTCAGGAATGACTGCCCTCATCCTCTTGGACCCCCggctccacacccccatgtactttctCCTCAGCCAGCTATCCCTCATGGACCTGATGTACATCTCCACCACTGTGCCTAAGATGACCATCAACTTCCTCTCTGGACAGAAGAGCATCTCCTTCCTGGGCTGTGGTGTGCAAATGTTCTTCTTTGTGACACTGGCATGTTCTGAGGGCTTACTCCTCGTCTCCATGGCCTATGACCGttttgtggccatctgccaccccctcCACTACCCCATCCACATGAGTAAAAGCAGGTGTGTGAAGATGATCATTGGAACATGGACACTGGGCTCCATTCACTCTCTGGGGTACACCATCTATACTCTTCATCTTCCTTACTGCAGGTCCAGGGCCATCAATCATTTTTTCTGTGAGGTTCCAACCATGTTACCTCTCGTCTGTATGGACACTTGGATCTACGAGTACTCAATTTTGGGAAGCACCattgtgtttctccttttccctttccttggtATCACTGCCTCCTATGGACGGGTCCTGTTTGCTGTCTTCCACATGCGctcaaaagagggaaggagaaaggcctTCACCACGTGCTCCACACATTTGACAGTGGTGACCTTTTACTATGCACCTTTTGTATACACGTATCTCTGGCCCAGGAGTCTCCGTTCACCAACAAAGGATAAGAGCCTGGCTGTCTTCTACACCATCCTCACCCCCATGCTCAACCCCATcgtctacagcctgaggaacaaggaggtcCTGGGTGCCATGGGAAGAGTGTGTGGGATGTTCTCCTCCAGGAAGACATGA